The following proteins come from a genomic window of Thermodesulfobacteriota bacterium:
- a CDS encoding anhydro-N-acetylmuramic acid kinase: protein QVFAFDTGPGNMLMDKIMQISTSGKKEYDNGGKLASSGTVNQEILNKLLDDPYYDNPPPKSTGEEMFGQEMSAALYANVEKEMISLQDLMATLLELTAQSIVLSYKNFIYPKWDIEEVIFSGGGCNNAVLMDRLRNELSPIKISTSDQYGISVDAKEAVAFAVLANELISGNTNNLPNVTGAARKVPMGKISLGRD, encoded by the coding sequence CAAGTGTTTGCGTTTGATACGGGTCCTGGAAATATGCTTATGGATAAAATTATGCAGATATCCACTAGTGGTAAGAAAGAGTATGACAATGGCGGTAAACTGGCATCGTCAGGAACAGTAAATCAAGAAATTCTAAACAAGCTTCTGGATGATCCCTATTATGATAATCCGCCTCCAAAATCCACAGGAGAAGAGATGTTCGGGCAAGAGATGTCTGCTGCTCTGTATGCCAATGTAGAAAAAGAAATGATAAGTCTTCAAGATTTGATGGCCACTTTGTTAGAGCTAACAGCTCAGTCTATAGTTTTGTCTTACAAGAATTTTATATATCCCAAATGGGATATAGAAGAAGTTATCTTTAGCGGCGGAGGCTGTAATAATGCCGTATTGATGGACAGACTCAGAAATGAACTTAGTCCAATTAAAATTTCGACTTCAGATCAATACGGGATTTCAGTAGATGCAAAAGAAGCTGTAGCGTTTGCTGTGCTTGCAAATGAACTTATTTCGGGAAATACGAATAACCTTCCCAACGTTACAGGAGCCGCAAGAAAAGTGCCCATGGGCAAAATATCTTTAGGAAGAGACTAA